From a region of the Helianthus annuus cultivar XRQ/B chromosome 5, HanXRQr2.0-SUNRISE, whole genome shotgun sequence genome:
- the LOC110943460 gene encoding uncharacterized mitochondrial protein AtMg00860-like: MFIDDILIYSKSRARHAQHLRLVLELLQGNRLYTKFSKCEFWLEEVQLLGHIVNSQGIHVDPKKIEAVKGWIMPKNPSEVRSFLGLAGYYRRFITNFSKTVVPLTALIQEDKPFVWGPKQEGLSDPQAMRCNALVLTLPDGNDDFVYLL; the protein is encoded by the coding sequence atgtttatcgatgatattcttatctactcaaagTCGAGAGCCAGACACGCGCAGCATCTTCGATTAGTTCTCGAACTTCTTCAAGGAAACCGCCTCTAtaccaagttctccaagtgtgaattttggctcgaAGAGGTTCAATTACTCGGTCATATTGTTAACAGTCAaggaattcatgtcgatcccaAAAAGATAGAAGCTGTTAAGGGTTGGATTATGCCAAAGAACCCATCTGAAGTCCGTTCATTCCTTGGATTGGCGGGCTACTACCGTCGATTTATCACTAATTTTTCTAAAACCGTCGTACCTCTCACCGCCCTGATTCAGGAggacaaaccttttgtttggggtcccaaACAGGAGGGCCTTTCAGACCCTCAGGCGATGCGTTGCAACGCTCTTGTCCTTACCCTTcccgacggaaacgacgatttcGTTTATTTATTGTGA